One genomic segment of Streptomyces sp. TLI_146 includes these proteins:
- a CDS encoding helix-turn-helix transcriptional regulator, whose translation MLGDVETRSFSPVFVGRAGELTALTEALARATAGEPQALLVGGEAGVGKTRLIEEFTNAACDAGAVVAVGGCVEIGADGLPFAPFSTALRTLRRRLPDELAAAADGQEEELARLLPELGEASRETGEDGTARLFELTVRLLERTAADRTVVLVLEDLHWADASTRHLLAYLLRTLRRGRLVVVATYRADDIHRRHPLRPLLAELDRLRTVRRIELSRFNRGEVHRQLTGILAAEPEPALVDEIFARSDGNAFFVEELSVCHESGCVPGGGLSESLRDLLLVRVEALPENAQLVVRILAEGGSTVEHPLLAAVCGLAEDDLIIALRAAVGANILLPTEDGDGYRFRHSLVREAVSDDLLPGERSRLNRRYAQALEADPALVRADVHATRLASYWYCANDAAKALPVVLRAAVEARKRHAYAEQLRLLERGMELWDSVPADVRTDLRPLDYAGAYPSCGTCDPATTPLGYLDLLAEAAVAARFSGERERAVKTARRALRLIESEEGDAPPGTPHGDPLRAAWFWTELSKLVQSLGRGDGWDEIATAQELVRGLPPSAVHAAVLATAAGWGMLHRPGPESLAAAERAVEYARLVDAEEIELNARLTLGSLMVDAGDIEGGLALMRGVIDRSLELGLVGEAARGHVNLSSSLESVGRSQEAARTAAQGVQVSRRFGLLDSEAWAATNESDALLSLGRWDEATERVEWVRRSGVTGKPRGYSALRLAQLSLLRGELDLAATRLADAVGHFGARDLLPQNALPVARAELTVAAGQGRFADARAVLARAAEAGFPPGTQRYGWPLLITAAAVEADLRGLPAAADGRTEALALIRSAARTMPTPSPLAKAYALCVEAELARADGRDEAARWEAAATALQPLERPYELARVCHRWAAALLAEGNQRDRVGTLLRQSHSAAVRLGARPLAEELELLARRARLPLTAPETAVPDEPADPAGALGLTSREQDVLRLVAAGHSNRQIAEELYISPKTASVHVSNILAKLGVSGRGEAAALAHRLNLFTERAA comes from the coding sequence ATGCTCGGCGACGTGGAGACCAGGTCTTTCAGCCCCGTGTTCGTCGGCCGCGCCGGAGAACTGACCGCCTTGACCGAAGCGCTCGCCCGCGCCACCGCGGGCGAGCCGCAGGCGTTGCTGGTAGGCGGTGAGGCCGGGGTCGGCAAGACCCGGCTCATCGAGGAGTTCACCAACGCCGCCTGCGACGCCGGAGCCGTGGTCGCGGTCGGCGGCTGCGTGGAAATCGGCGCCGACGGCCTGCCGTTCGCCCCCTTCTCCACCGCCCTGCGCACCCTGCGCCGCCGACTGCCCGACGAACTCGCCGCGGCCGCCGACGGTCAGGAGGAGGAGCTGGCCCGGCTGCTGCCGGAGCTCGGCGAGGCCAGCCGGGAGACCGGCGAGGACGGCACCGCCCGCCTCTTCGAACTCACCGTACGACTCCTGGAGCGGACCGCCGCCGACCGCACGGTCGTGCTGGTCCTGGAGGACCTGCACTGGGCGGACGCCTCCACCCGCCATCTGCTCGCCTACCTCCTGCGCACCCTGCGGCGCGGCCGCCTCGTCGTCGTCGCCACCTACCGAGCCGACGACATCCACCGCCGCCACCCGCTGCGCCCCCTGCTCGCCGAACTCGACCGGCTGCGCACGGTCCGGCGCATCGAGCTGTCCCGCTTCAACCGGGGCGAGGTCCACCGCCAGCTCACCGGGATCCTGGCCGCCGAGCCCGAACCGGCGCTGGTGGACGAGATCTTCGCGCGCTCCGACGGCAACGCCTTCTTCGTGGAGGAGCTGAGCGTCTGCCATGAGTCGGGCTGCGTCCCCGGCGGCGGCCTCAGCGAGTCCCTGCGCGACCTGCTGCTCGTACGGGTCGAGGCGCTGCCCGAGAACGCCCAGCTCGTCGTGCGCATTCTCGCCGAAGGCGGCTCCACCGTGGAGCACCCGCTGCTCGCCGCGGTCTGCGGGCTCGCCGAGGACGACCTCATCATCGCGCTGCGGGCGGCCGTTGGCGCCAACATCCTGCTGCCGACGGAGGACGGCGACGGCTACCGCTTCCGGCACTCGCTGGTCCGCGAGGCCGTCAGCGACGACCTGCTGCCCGGTGAGCGCTCCCGCCTCAACCGCCGTTACGCCCAGGCCCTGGAGGCCGACCCCGCGCTGGTCCGCGCCGATGTGCACGCCACCCGCCTGGCCAGCTACTGGTACTGCGCGAACGACGCCGCCAAGGCGCTGCCCGTGGTGCTGCGCGCCGCCGTCGAGGCCCGCAAGCGGCACGCCTACGCGGAGCAACTGCGCCTGCTCGAACGCGGCATGGAGCTGTGGGACTCTGTCCCCGCCGACGTCCGCACCGACCTGCGCCCGCTGGACTACGCGGGCGCCTACCCGTCGTGCGGCACCTGCGACCCCGCCACCACCCCGCTCGGCTATCTCGACCTGCTCGCCGAGGCGGCCGTCGCGGCCCGCTTCAGCGGCGAGCGCGAGCGCGCCGTGAAGACGGCCAGGCGCGCGCTGCGGCTCATCGAGTCCGAGGAGGGCGACGCCCCGCCGGGCACCCCCCACGGCGACCCGCTGCGGGCCGCCTGGTTCTGGACCGAACTCTCCAAGCTGGTGCAGAGCCTCGGGCGCGGCGACGGCTGGGACGAGATAGCCACCGCCCAGGAGCTGGTGCGCGGACTGCCGCCGTCCGCCGTGCACGCGGCGGTCCTGGCCACCGCCGCGGGCTGGGGCATGCTGCACCGCCCCGGCCCCGAGTCGCTCGCCGCCGCCGAACGGGCCGTCGAGTACGCCCGACTCGTCGACGCCGAGGAGATCGAGCTCAACGCCCGGCTCACTCTCGGCAGCCTGATGGTCGACGCGGGCGACATCGAGGGCGGCCTCGCCCTGATGCGCGGCGTCATCGACCGCTCCCTCGAACTCGGCCTCGTCGGCGAGGCGGCCCGCGGCCATGTGAACCTCTCCTCCAGTCTCGAATCGGTCGGCCGCTCCCAGGAGGCCGCGCGGACCGCCGCCCAGGGCGTACAGGTGTCGCGCAGGTTCGGCCTCCTCGACAGCGAGGCCTGGGCCGCCACCAACGAGTCCGACGCCCTGCTCAGCCTCGGCCGCTGGGACGAGGCCACCGAGCGCGTCGAGTGGGTCCGGCGCTCCGGGGTGACAGGCAAGCCCCGGGGCTACTCCGCACTCCGCCTCGCTCAACTCTCCCTGCTGCGAGGCGAGTTGGATCTCGCCGCCACCCGCCTCGCCGACGCCGTGGGCCACTTCGGCGCCCGCGACCTGCTCCCGCAGAACGCGTTGCCGGTGGCCCGGGCCGAGCTCACCGTCGCCGCCGGGCAGGGCCGGTTCGCCGACGCGCGCGCCGTGCTTGCCCGCGCGGCCGAGGCCGGTTTCCCGCCCGGCACCCAGCGGTACGGCTGGCCGCTGCTGATCACCGCCGCCGCCGTGGAGGCCGATCTGCGCGGGCTGCCCGCCGCCGCCGACGGCCGGACCGAAGCCCTGGCCCTGATCCGCTCGGCGGCCCGGACGATGCCCACCCCCAGCCCGCTCGCCAAGGCCTACGCCCTGTGCGTCGAGGCGGAGCTGGCCCGCGCCGACGGCCGGGACGAGGCGGCCCGCTGGGAGGCCGCCGCCACCGCGCTCCAGCCCCTTGAGCGCCCGTACGAACTCGCCCGGGTCTGCCACCGGTGGGCCGCCGCGCTGCTCGCCGAGGGCAACCAGCGCGACCGGGTCGGCACACTGCTGCGGCAGTCCCACTCCGCCGCCGTACGCCTGGGGGCCCGGCCGCTGGCGGAGGAGCTGGAGCTGCTGGCCCGCCGGGCCCGGCTGCCGCTCACCGCGCCGGAGACCGCCGTCCCGGACGAGCCCGCCGACCCGGCCGGGGCGCTCGGGCTGACCAGCCGGGAGCAGGACGTCCTGCGCCTGGTCGCCGCGGGGCACAGCAACCGGCAGATCGCCGAGGAGCTGTACATCTCCCCGAAGACGGCCAGCGTGCACGTCTCCAACATCCTGGCCAAGCTGGGCGTCTCGGGCCGCGGCGAGGCCGCCGCGCTGGCCCACCGGCTCAACCTCTTCACGGAGAGGGCGGCCTGA
- a CDS encoding sorbosone dehydrogenase family protein yields the protein MQRPAVTALLAAAALVLAAGCSSGTAPRPDGGARSTPATGSPGASTSAPAADLPPPKGSVKVTRTVAQGLKSPWGVAPLPDGGLLVASRDEGTVSRIDAAGKQTVIGSVPGVKPGGEGGLLGLALSPAFASDHQVYAYFTTESDNRVARMIYDEKRPAGEQLGAPDTILRGIPKGTIHNGGRIAFGPDKMLYAGTGETGDRGLAQDKKSLGGKILRMTPDGQPVHGNPEADSVVYSTGHRNVQGLAWDGANRLWASEFGQDTWDELNVIGPGDNDGWPLVEGKGSKPGFVDPVEQWKTSDASPSGVAYAAGSIWMASLRGERLWRIPLDGTKPLARPEAFLTSTYGRLRTVIATGPHTLLLVTSQTDGRGTPKPGDDRILELEVT from the coding sequence GTGCAACGTCCTGCTGTGACGGCCCTGTTGGCCGCTGCCGCGCTGGTGCTCGCGGCCGGGTGCTCGTCCGGGACCGCGCCGCGGCCCGACGGCGGCGCCCGCTCGACGCCCGCGACCGGCTCCCCGGGAGCGTCCACCTCCGCGCCCGCCGCCGATCTGCCACCCCCGAAGGGCTCGGTGAAGGTCACCAGAACCGTGGCCCAGGGCCTCAAGTCGCCCTGGGGCGTGGCCCCGCTGCCCGACGGGGGCCTGCTGGTCGCCTCGCGCGACGAGGGCACGGTGAGCCGGATCGACGCGGCCGGCAAGCAGACCGTGATCGGCAGCGTGCCGGGGGTGAAACCGGGCGGCGAGGGCGGCCTGCTCGGCCTCGCGCTCTCCCCCGCGTTCGCCTCGGACCACCAGGTGTACGCGTACTTCACCACCGAGTCCGACAACCGCGTCGCCCGCATGATCTACGACGAGAAGCGCCCGGCGGGCGAGCAGCTGGGCGCGCCCGACACCATCCTGCGGGGCATCCCCAAGGGCACCATCCACAACGGCGGCCGGATCGCCTTCGGCCCCGACAAGATGCTGTACGCGGGCACCGGCGAGACGGGCGACCGGGGCCTGGCCCAGGACAAGAAGTCGCTGGGCGGCAAGATCCTGCGGATGACGCCGGACGGGCAGCCGGTGCACGGCAACCCCGAGGCGGACTCGGTGGTGTACTCGACCGGCCACCGCAATGTGCAGGGCCTCGCCTGGGACGGCGCGAACCGGCTGTGGGCCTCGGAGTTCGGCCAGGACACCTGGGACGAGCTCAATGTGATCGGGCCGGGCGACAACGACGGCTGGCCGCTGGTCGAGGGCAAGGGGAGCAAGCCGGGGTTCGTGGACCCGGTGGAGCAGTGGAAGACCTCGGACGCCTCACCGAGCGGTGTGGCGTACGCGGCGGGCAGCATCTGGATGGCCTCCCTGCGCGGCGAGCGCCTGTGGCGCATCCCGCTCGACGGCACCAAACCGCTCGCGCGGCCCGAGGCGTTCCTGACGTCCACGTACGGACGGCTGCGCACGGTGATAGCGACGGGGCCGCACACCCTGCTGCTGGTCACCAGCCAGACCGACGGCCGGGGCACCCCGAAGCCGGGCGACGACAGGATCCTGGAACTGGAGGTGACGTAG
- a CDS encoding aldo/keto reductase: protein MERRTIGAAALEVGAIGLGCMPMSWGYTTSQQRGDRSLRAVHAALDAGSTLLDTADMYGPFKNELLVGRALKERRADAFVATKCGLLVGGDAHVVANGRPGYVKRACDASLRRLQTDVIDLYQLHRADPEVPVEETWGAMAELVTAGKVRALGVCATGGPLTARRSGAPYEVTIRQLERVQQVFPVSAVQAELSVWAREALDALLPWCAARGVGFLAAMPLGNGFLTGTLTPGQGFEPDDVRARHPRFTAEMMAANQPVVAGLRRVAARHGDGVTPAQVALAWLLGRGPHVVPVPGTKREEWARENAAAAGLALTDRDEAEIERLPGARGSWD from the coding sequence TTGGAGCGCAGGACTATCGGTGCGGCGGCCCTGGAGGTGGGCGCGATCGGCCTCGGCTGCATGCCGATGAGCTGGGGTTACACCACGTCGCAGCAGCGCGGGGACCGCTCGCTGCGCGCCGTGCACGCCGCGCTCGACGCCGGGTCCACCCTGCTCGACACGGCGGACATGTACGGCCCGTTCAAGAACGAGCTGCTGGTGGGCCGGGCCCTGAAGGAGCGCCGCGCGGACGCCTTCGTCGCCACCAAGTGCGGCCTGCTGGTGGGCGGCGACGCGCATGTCGTGGCCAACGGGCGGCCCGGCTATGTGAAGCGCGCCTGCGACGCCTCGCTGCGGCGGCTCCAGACGGATGTGATCGACCTCTACCAGTTGCACCGGGCGGACCCCGAGGTGCCGGTCGAGGAGACCTGGGGCGCGATGGCGGAGCTGGTGACGGCGGGCAAGGTGCGGGCGCTCGGGGTGTGCGCGACGGGCGGCCCGCTGACGGCCCGCCGGTCCGGCGCTCCTTATGAAGTGACGATACGTCAACTGGAGCGCGTGCAGCAGGTCTTCCCGGTCAGCGCCGTCCAGGCGGAGCTGTCGGTGTGGGCGCGCGAGGCGCTGGACGCGCTGCTGCCGTGGTGCGCGGCGCGGGGCGTCGGCTTCCTGGCCGCGATGCCGCTCGGCAACGGCTTCCTCACCGGCACGCTCACGCCGGGCCAGGGCTTCGAGCCGGACGACGTACGCGCCCGGCACCCCCGCTTCACCGCCGAGATGATGGCGGCCAACCAGCCCGTGGTGGCGGGGCTGCGCCGGGTCGCGGCGCGCCACGGGGACGGGGTGACCCCGGCCCAGGTCGCGCTGGCGTGGCTGCTCGGCCGGGGCCCGCACGTGGTCCCGGTCCCGGGCACCAAACGCGAGGAGTGGGCCCGCGAGAACGCGGCGGCGGCCGGGCTCGCGCTGACGGACCGGGACGAGGCGGAGATCGAGCGGCTGCCGGGGGCTCGGGGGTCGTGGGACTGA
- a CDS encoding 2-hydroxyacid dehydrogenase, which yields MTADVWLPLPADEVPGLPDGLSYRYWDGGPDYPADPADCAFYVVPYMKGSEIAVRPLAAMTGVRVVQTLSAGIDHVQPGLDALPRGVRLCNARGVHEASTAELTLALILASLRGIPSFVAGQEKEEWRSGFYPALADKSVLIVGYGSIGAAIEDRLAPFECARVARVARSWRTTARGPVHPLTELPALLPEADVVVLSTPLTEQTKGLAGAEFLGRMKDGALLVNMARGPVVDTKALLAELESGRIRAALDVTDPEPLPAGHPLWHAPNVLISPHVGGSTSAFLPRAKALITRQLTKYAAGQPLDNIVLTTG from the coding sequence ATGACTGCAGACGTGTGGCTCCCCCTCCCGGCCGACGAGGTCCCGGGCCTGCCCGACGGCCTCTCCTACCGCTACTGGGACGGCGGCCCGGACTATCCCGCCGACCCCGCCGACTGCGCCTTCTACGTGGTCCCGTACATGAAGGGCTCCGAGATCGCGGTGCGGCCGCTCGCCGCGATGACCGGCGTACGGGTCGTACAGACCCTGTCGGCGGGCATCGACCACGTACAGCCGGGCCTGGACGCGCTGCCTAGGGGCGTGCGGCTCTGCAACGCGCGCGGTGTGCACGAGGCGTCCACCGCCGAACTCACCCTCGCGCTGATCCTGGCCTCGCTGCGGGGGATTCCCTCGTTCGTCGCGGGGCAGGAGAAGGAGGAGTGGCGGTCCGGGTTCTATCCGGCGCTCGCCGACAAGTCGGTGCTGATCGTCGGGTACGGATCGATCGGCGCGGCCATCGAGGACCGGCTCGCGCCTTTTGAGTGCGCCCGGGTGGCGCGCGTGGCGCGCTCCTGGCGCACGACTGCGCGCGGCCCAGTGCATCCCCTCACCGAACTTCCCGCACTCCTCCCGGAAGCCGACGTGGTGGTCCTCTCCACACCGCTCACGGAGCAGACGAAGGGCCTGGCGGGCGCAGAGTTCCTGGGCCGCATGAAGGACGGGGCGCTCCTGGTGAACATGGCCCGGGGCCCGGTCGTGGACACCAAGGCGCTCCTCGCCGAGCTGGAGAGCGGCCGCATCCGCGCCGCCCTGGACGTCACCGATCCCGAGCCGCTGCCCGCCGGACACCCGCTGTGGCATGCGCCGAACGTTCTGATCAGCCCTCATGTCGGGGGCTCCACTTCGGCGTTCCTGCCGCGCGCGAAGGCGTTGATCACCCGCCAGCTCACCAAGTACGCGGCGGGGCAGCCACTGGACAACATCGTCCTGACCACCGGGTAG
- a CDS encoding SIMPL domain-containing protein — protein sequence MTDPSPHLPYGTPDAPRIAVRGEAVLDVDPEIARLGVTVTARGTDRRTALDDLTRRNAAVLDLVKSYGEAVEQLETGSFSVSPELGKSGRGERVRAYHGHVRVTVELGDFTALGELASRLASLELTRVDGPWWGLRPASPAYGKARRRAVEQAVERAREYATALGSDLVALLELADEGAEDARPYPVPAPGMMRAAGYGGGAPESVPALDLEPQRQTVRATVLARFTMAPPSL from the coding sequence ATGACCGATCCGTCCCCGCACCTGCCCTACGGCACCCCCGACGCCCCCCGGATCGCGGTCCGGGGCGAGGCCGTGCTCGACGTCGACCCGGAGATCGCCCGGCTCGGCGTGACGGTGACCGCGCGCGGCACCGACCGCCGTACCGCCCTCGACGACCTCACCCGCCGCAACGCGGCCGTCCTCGACCTGGTCAAGTCGTACGGGGAGGCGGTCGAGCAGCTGGAGACGGGCTCGTTCTCGGTCAGCCCCGAACTGGGCAAGTCCGGCCGGGGCGAGCGGGTGCGCGCCTACCACGGGCACGTGCGGGTGACGGTGGAGCTCGGTGACTTCACGGCGCTCGGCGAACTCGCCTCGCGCCTGGCCTCCCTCGAACTGACCCGGGTGGACGGCCCCTGGTGGGGCCTGCGCCCGGCCTCGCCCGCGTACGGGAAGGCCCGGCGCCGGGCCGTGGAGCAGGCGGTGGAGCGCGCCCGCGAGTACGCGACGGCGCTCGGCAGCGACCTGGTGGCGCTGCTCGAACTGGCCGACGAGGGCGCCGAGGACGCACGGCCGTACCCGGTGCCGGCGCCCGGGATGATGCGCGCGGCGGGGTACGGCGGCGGCGCGCCGGAGAGCGTCCCGGCGCTCGATCTGGAGCCTCAGCGCCAGACCGTGCGCGCCACCGTCCTCGCCCGCTTCACGATGGCGCCCCCGTCGCTCTGA